A single genomic interval of Scatophagus argus isolate fScaArg1 chromosome 22, fScaArg1.pri, whole genome shotgun sequence harbors:
- the yeats4 gene encoding YEATS domain-containing protein 4 — translation MFKKMTEFGPDSGGRVKGVTIVKPIVFGNVARYFGKKREEDGHTHQWSVYVKPYRNEDMSAYVKKIQFKLHESYGNPLRVVTKPPYEITETGWGEFEIIIKIFFIDPNERPVTLYHLLKLFQSDSSAMPKKTVVSEFYDEMIFQDPTAMMQQLLTTSRQLTLGAYKHETEFIELEQRTKEKMDAAKKRTSQEIAELKDKLKASRENINHLKTEIRKLEEDGDHKEH, via the exons ATGTTCAAAAAGATGACTGAATTTGGACCAGATTCCGGCGGGCGAGTTAAG GGAGTAACCATTGTGAAGCCTATCGTGTTTGGGAACGTTGCCCGCTACTttgggaaaaagagagaagaggatggaCACACGCACCAGTGGTCTGTCTATGTGAAGCCTTACAGAAATGAG GATATGTCTGCTTATGTGAAGAAGATTCAGTTCAAGCTACATGAAAGCTATGGTAACCCACTGAGAG TGGTGACTAAACCCCCATATGAGATTACAGAGACAGGCTGGGGGGAATTTGAGATCATCATAAAGATCTTCTTCATTGACCCAAATGAGAGACCC GTGACTCTGTACCATCTGTTGAAGCTGTTCCAGTCAGACTCCAGTGCCATGCCTAAGAAGACAGTTGTCTCTGAATTCTACGATGAAATG ATCTTCCAGGATCCTACAGCCATGATGCAGCAGCTACTGACCACATCGAGACAGCTCACACTCGGAGCATACAAGCATGAGACGGAGT tcattGAGCTGGAGCAGAGGACCAAGGAGAAAATGGATGCAGCAAAGAAGAGAACCAGCCAGGAGATCGCAGAGCTGAAAGACAAGCTGAAAGCCAGCAGAGAGAACATCAACCAcctgaagacggagatcaggaaactggaggaggatggagacCACAAGGAGCACtga
- the napepld gene encoding N-acyl-phosphatidylethanolamine-hydrolyzing phospholipase D isoform X1: protein MEALLCSHVHLLPACSCKFRKLNTGRRSAVLVLGLKSLQVSLIRGSSSRCGGEPMEKPSSSGKAALEERKSLVENVEVLRGAEGGEGDPQIPRKSSSSRSSRKSFRLDYRLEEEVTKSCRDKHGRWTNPWPTWRFPSYTTLLRFLLLDKNHSNIPSSKEALDSELPVMEPYFVRNPDLSDSSPGLRVTWLGHATVLVEMDGLNILTDPIFSQRASPFQFMGPKRYRGPPCTVEQLPRIDAVVISHSHYDHLDAGSVASLNARFGGDLRWFVPLGLMDWLMKMGCENVMELDWWEENCVPGHDDVTFVCTPSQHWSKRTALDDNKSLWGSWSVLGPDHRFFFAGDTGYCSSFQEIGRRFGPFDLAAIPIGAYLPRDMMQGQHVDPDEAVQIHQDLQAKQSLAIHWGTFALAYEYYLEPPVRLREALEQRGLKPGSFFTLHHGESRLIASQERDVFG, encoded by the exons ATGGAGGCATTGTTGTGCAGCCATGTACACTTGTTGCCGGCGTGTAGCTGTAAGTTTAGGAAATTAAACACTGGGCGACGAAGTGCAGTTCTTGTGCTCGGGTTAAAATCCCTTCAGGTGTCCCTCATCAGGGGGAGCAGTTCAAG GTGTGGTGGTGAGCCCATGGAGAAGCCGTCATCTTCAGGCAAAGCAGcactggaggagagaaaaagccTGGTTGAG AATGTTGAAGTGCTGAGAGGTGCTGAGGGTGGAGAGGGGGATCCTCAGATCCCGAGGAAGAGCAGCTCCTCTCGCTCCTCCCGCAAGAGCTTCCGTCTGGACTACCGCCTTGAG GAAGAAGTGACGAAATCCTGTCGGGACAAACATGGCCGCTGGACCAACCCCTGGCCCACATGGCGGTTCCCTTCCTACACCACCCTGCTCAGGTTTCTGCTGTTGGATAAAAATCACAGCAATATACCATCTAGTAAAGAG GCTCTGGACAGTGAACTCCCGGTGATGGAACCGTACTTTGTACGGAACCCAGACCTGTCTGACTCCAGTCCAGGCCTGAGAGTCACCTGGCTGGGTCACGCCACAGTTCTGGTTGAAATGGACGGGTTGAATATTCTAACAGACCCAATTTTCAGCCAGAGGGCCTCACCATTCCAGTTCATGGGGCCTAAAAGGTACCGAGGGCCCCCCTGCACTGTGGAACAG CTGCCCAGGATCGATGCTGTCGTCATCAGTCATTCTCACTACGACCATCTCGATGCTGGATCTGTGGCCAGTCTTAACGCGCGCTTCGGAGGGGATCTACGCTG GTTCGTGCCCCTGGGTTTGATGGACTGGCTGATGAAGATGGGCTGCGAGAACGTGATGGAGCTGGACTGGTGGGAGGAAAACTGTGTCCCGGGTCATGATGACGTCACCTTTGTTTGCACCCCCTCTCAGCACTGGAGCAAACGCACCGCGCTGGATGATAACAAG tctttGTGGGGCAGCTGGTCTGTTTTGGGTCCGGACCATCGATTCTTCTTTGCTGGTGATACTGGCTACTGCTCTTCCTTCCAGGAGATCGGACGTCGATTCGGACCGTTTGACCTTGCAGCAATCCCCATCGGAGCTTACCTTCCCAG GGATATGATGCAGGGGCAGCATGTAGATCCAGACGAGGCTGTTCAGATTCACCAGGACCTTCAGGCTAAACAGTCTCTGGCCATCCACTGGGGAACCTTCGCGCTTGCCTATGAG TACTACCTGGAGCCGCCGGTTCGTCTCAGGGAGGCCCTGGAACAGAGAGGACTGAAGCCAGGATCCTTCTTCACTCTGCATCACGGGGAGTCTCGCCTTATAGCTTCACAGGAACGAGACGTCTTTGGCTGA
- the napepld gene encoding N-acyl-phosphatidylethanolamine-hydrolyzing phospholipase D isoform X2, whose protein sequence is MEKPSSSGKAALEERKSLVENVEVLRGAEGGEGDPQIPRKSSSSRSSRKSFRLDYRLEEEVTKSCRDKHGRWTNPWPTWRFPSYTTLLRFLLLDKNHSNIPSSKEALDSELPVMEPYFVRNPDLSDSSPGLRVTWLGHATVLVEMDGLNILTDPIFSQRASPFQFMGPKRYRGPPCTVEQLPRIDAVVISHSHYDHLDAGSVASLNARFGGDLRWFVPLGLMDWLMKMGCENVMELDWWEENCVPGHDDVTFVCTPSQHWSKRTALDDNKSLWGSWSVLGPDHRFFFAGDTGYCSSFQEIGRRFGPFDLAAIPIGAYLPRDMMQGQHVDPDEAVQIHQDLQAKQSLAIHWGTFALAYEYYLEPPVRLREALEQRGLKPGSFFTLHHGESRLIASQERDVFG, encoded by the exons ATGGAGAAGCCGTCATCTTCAGGCAAAGCAGcactggaggagagaaaaagccTGGTTGAG AATGTTGAAGTGCTGAGAGGTGCTGAGGGTGGAGAGGGGGATCCTCAGATCCCGAGGAAGAGCAGCTCCTCTCGCTCCTCCCGCAAGAGCTTCCGTCTGGACTACCGCCTTGAG GAAGAAGTGACGAAATCCTGTCGGGACAAACATGGCCGCTGGACCAACCCCTGGCCCACATGGCGGTTCCCTTCCTACACCACCCTGCTCAGGTTTCTGCTGTTGGATAAAAATCACAGCAATATACCATCTAGTAAAGAG GCTCTGGACAGTGAACTCCCGGTGATGGAACCGTACTTTGTACGGAACCCAGACCTGTCTGACTCCAGTCCAGGCCTGAGAGTCACCTGGCTGGGTCACGCCACAGTTCTGGTTGAAATGGACGGGTTGAATATTCTAACAGACCCAATTTTCAGCCAGAGGGCCTCACCATTCCAGTTCATGGGGCCTAAAAGGTACCGAGGGCCCCCCTGCACTGTGGAACAG CTGCCCAGGATCGATGCTGTCGTCATCAGTCATTCTCACTACGACCATCTCGATGCTGGATCTGTGGCCAGTCTTAACGCGCGCTTCGGAGGGGATCTACGCTG GTTCGTGCCCCTGGGTTTGATGGACTGGCTGATGAAGATGGGCTGCGAGAACGTGATGGAGCTGGACTGGTGGGAGGAAAACTGTGTCCCGGGTCATGATGACGTCACCTTTGTTTGCACCCCCTCTCAGCACTGGAGCAAACGCACCGCGCTGGATGATAACAAG tctttGTGGGGCAGCTGGTCTGTTTTGGGTCCGGACCATCGATTCTTCTTTGCTGGTGATACTGGCTACTGCTCTTCCTTCCAGGAGATCGGACGTCGATTCGGACCGTTTGACCTTGCAGCAATCCCCATCGGAGCTTACCTTCCCAG GGATATGATGCAGGGGCAGCATGTAGATCCAGACGAGGCTGTTCAGATTCACCAGGACCTTCAGGCTAAACAGTCTCTGGCCATCCACTGGGGAACCTTCGCGCTTGCCTATGAG TACTACCTGGAGCCGCCGGTTCGTCTCAGGGAGGCCCTGGAACAGAGAGGACTGAAGCCAGGATCCTTCTTCACTCTGCATCACGGGGAGTCTCGCCTTATAGCTTCACAGGAACGAGACGTCTTTGGCTGA